A section of the Polynucleobacter sp. AP-Jannik-300A-C4 genome encodes:
- the hisC gene encoding histidinol-phosphate transaminase has translation MTSKSNIGLKHIHAIAPYVGGRPISEVAREYGLDENKIVKLASNENPLGMPKSAQDAMLKAAADLGRYPDSNGFELKNVLAARLGVPTYWITLGNGSNDILELAARAVAQAGDEVIFSKHAFAVYPLATQAVGAKAIEVPATAMYGHDLPAMLGAVKTSGDKAKLVFVANPNNPTGSYLSANEIEDFLIALPPHVVVVLDEAYNEYLTLEQRYDAIAWVKRFPNMILSRSFSKAYGLAGLRIGYGVAQPALTDLLNRIRQPFNVNSLAQAAAIAAFQDSAFLQQGFELNCAGFAQLTQAFDALGLTYLPSAGNFVLVKVGEDDGAGTRINLELLKRGIIVRPVGNYGLPQWLRISIGLPEENAAFITALKDILAK, from the coding sequence ATGACATCAAAATCTAATATTGGTTTAAAGCATATTCATGCGATAGCGCCTTATGTCGGCGGACGCCCTATCAGTGAGGTTGCACGCGAATACGGTCTTGATGAAAACAAGATTGTGAAACTCGCCTCCAATGAGAATCCATTGGGTATGCCGAAGTCCGCGCAAGATGCGATGCTTAAGGCGGCAGCAGACTTGGGTCGTTACCCAGACTCTAATGGGTTTGAGCTCAAGAATGTTTTGGCTGCACGCTTAGGTGTGCCAACATATTGGATTACTTTAGGTAACGGTAGTAATGACATTTTGGAGCTGGCTGCACGTGCAGTTGCTCAGGCTGGCGATGAAGTCATTTTCTCTAAACACGCTTTTGCGGTTTATCCACTAGCAACACAAGCTGTTGGTGCTAAGGCGATTGAAGTACCTGCTACTGCAATGTATGGCCATGATTTGCCGGCAATGCTTGGAGCGGTTAAAACTTCGGGTGATAAGGCTAAGCTGGTATTTGTCGCCAACCCTAATAATCCTACTGGCAGTTATTTAAGTGCTAATGAGATTGAGGATTTCTTGATCGCATTGCCGCCGCATGTGGTGGTAGTTTTGGATGAGGCTTATAACGAGTACCTCACTCTAGAGCAACGCTATGACGCAATTGCTTGGGTGAAACGTTTCCCCAATATGATTTTGTCTCGTAGCTTTTCTAAGGCATATGGTTTAGCAGGCTTACGTATTGGTTATGGCGTTGCCCAGCCAGCCTTGACCGATTTACTGAATCGCATTCGTCAGCCATTTAATGTGAATAGCCTTGCGCAAGCTGCAGCAATAGCTGCATTTCAGGATTCTGCATTCTTGCAGCAAGGCTTTGAACTCAATTGTGCTGGCTTTGCTCAGTTAACCCAGGCATTTGATGCGCTTGGCCTGACTTATCTCCCATCGGCTGGCAATTTTGTGTTGGTCAAAGTGGGTGAGGATGATGGCGCTGGCACTCGCATTAATCTGGAGTTGCTGAAGCGCGGCATCATTGTTCGCCCAGTCGGAAATTACGGCTTGCCGCAATGGTTGCGTATTTCTATCGGCTTGCCCGAAGAAAATGCCGCCTTTATCACTGCACTCAAAGATATTTTGGCGAAGTAG
- the pheA gene encoding prephenate dehydratase translates to MSSKDQSTEEQRLAPIREKIDALDAQILDLLSQRAKAAQEVGHIKGGFSSPVFRPERERQVVARLQELSSGPLLPDGIAAIWREVMSACRALEARQTIAYLGPVGTFSEQAAQTYFGHSIAGLPCNSLDEVFKAVEKGAAQFGVVPVENSSEGAISRTLDLLLDSPMRISGEVVLPIRHHLLTKSGNLDGVTTVCAHAQALAQCQQWLSVHAPQLKRQAVSSNAEAARMASIDPTLAAIAGDPAQEAYGLQAVAAQIQDDPHNRTRFVVVGTYECQPTGKDQTSLVLSVDNQPGAVHRLLEPLAKHGVSMNRFESRPARKGTWEYHFYIDVAGHAQDAKVAKALEELKTTAAFYKNLGSYPHSA, encoded by the coding sequence ATGAGCTCCAAAGACCAGAGTACTGAAGAGCAGCGCCTTGCGCCAATTCGCGAGAAGATTGATGCGCTAGACGCACAGATTTTAGATTTGTTGTCACAGCGTGCGAAAGCCGCCCAAGAAGTTGGCCACATTAAAGGCGGATTTTCATCGCCAGTGTTTAGGCCAGAGCGAGAGCGACAGGTTGTCGCACGCTTACAAGAGCTTAGTAGTGGCCCATTATTGCCCGATGGCATCGCTGCAATTTGGCGCGAGGTGATGTCAGCTTGTCGCGCCTTAGAGGCCCGTCAGACGATTGCTTATCTTGGACCAGTGGGAACATTTTCAGAGCAAGCGGCACAAACGTATTTTGGCCACTCGATTGCTGGCTTACCTTGCAATAGCCTTGATGAAGTATTTAAGGCGGTAGAAAAAGGTGCGGCGCAGTTTGGTGTTGTGCCCGTAGAAAACTCTAGCGAGGGTGCCATCTCTCGTACCTTAGATTTGCTCTTGGATTCTCCAATGCGCATTAGTGGCGAAGTGGTCCTACCTATTCGTCATCACCTCTTAACTAAGAGTGGAAATTTGGATGGCGTAACTACTGTTTGCGCTCATGCACAAGCATTAGCACAATGTCAGCAATGGCTGAGCGTGCATGCCCCACAATTAAAACGCCAAGCAGTCAGCAGCAATGCTGAGGCAGCTCGTATGGCCTCGATTGACCCAACGCTTGCGGCTATTGCTGGCGATCCCGCACAAGAAGCTTATGGATTGCAGGCAGTAGCTGCACAGATTCAGGATGATCCACATAACCGCACACGTTTTGTTGTGGTCGGCACCTATGAGTGCCAGCCTACTGGTAAAGATCAAACTTCATTAGTGCTATCGGTAGATAACCAGCCTGGTGCAGTACATCGTTTACTAGAGCCACTGGCAAAGCATGGCGTTTCCATGAACCGCTTTGAGTCACGCCCTGCTCGCAAGGGTACTTGGGAGTATCACTTTTATATCGATGTTGCTGGCCATGCACAAGACGCAAAAGTAGCCAAAGCATTGGAAGAGTTAAAAACAACAGCTGCTTTTTATAAAAATCTTGGCTCCTATCCTCATTCAGCATGA
- the serC gene encoding 3-phosphoserine/phosphohydroxythreonine transaminase produces MTFDRRIFNFAAGPATLPEEVLKQAAAEMLNWQGLGASVMEVSHRGKEFMALYEEVLQDLRTLMNIPDSYEILMLQGGGLGQNAAIPMNLMPLAKNGPKADFLVTGVWSEKSFKEAEKYGVAHLAASSASEKFNTIPARSSWQLSDDAAYVHYCANETIGGVEFSDVPDVNGKLLVADISSNILSKEMDVTKCGVWFGGAQKNIGPSGVTIVIVRKDLMGHSMKITPSIWDWSKQAATDSMLNTPPTFSIYMAGLGFKWLLKQGGVKVIEKRNQEKAELLYNFLDQSSLYENRIPKEYRSRMNVTFFLKDENLNAQFLEQSNAAGLVALRGHKAAGGMRASIYNAMPIEGVKALVEFMRDFERRAP; encoded by the coding sequence ATGACGTTTGACCGCCGCATTTTCAATTTCGCTGCGGGACCTGCCACCTTACCTGAAGAGGTATTAAAGCAGGCTGCTGCAGAGATGTTGAATTGGCAGGGCTTAGGCGCAAGCGTCATGGAAGTCAGTCATCGTGGTAAAGAGTTCATGGCGCTTTATGAAGAGGTGCTTCAAGACTTGCGCACCCTCATGAATATCCCGGATTCCTATGAAATCTTGATGCTTCAAGGCGGTGGTTTGGGTCAGAATGCTGCTATTCCGATGAACCTCATGCCATTGGCTAAGAATGGTCCTAAGGCAGACTTTTTGGTGACTGGTGTTTGGTCTGAAAAATCATTTAAAGAAGCGGAGAAGTATGGTGTTGCTCACTTAGCTGCATCTTCTGCATCTGAAAAATTTAATACGATTCCCGCAAGATCTTCTTGGCAACTATCGGATGATGCTGCTTACGTTCACTACTGTGCGAATGAAACTATTGGCGGCGTAGAGTTTTCGGATGTGCCTGATGTCAATGGCAAGTTATTAGTCGCAGATATATCTAGCAATATTCTCTCCAAAGAAATGGACGTCACAAAATGTGGCGTTTGGTTTGGTGGGGCGCAAAAAAATATTGGCCCATCTGGCGTGACGATTGTGATCGTGCGTAAGGACTTGATGGGGCACAGCATGAAGATCACCCCGTCGATTTGGGATTGGTCTAAGCAGGCTGCAACTGACTCAATGCTCAACACGCCACCAACTTTTTCAATTTATATGGCGGGACTAGGCTTTAAATGGTTGCTCAAGCAGGGTGGTGTAAAGGTAATTGAGAAACGCAATCAAGAAAAAGCAGAGTTGCTCTATAACTTTTTAGATCAAAGCAGTCTTTACGAGAATCGCATTCCTAAAGAATATCGCTCCAGAATGAACGTCACCTTCTTTTTGAAGGATGAAAATTTAAACGCTCAGTTCTTGGAGCAATCTAATGCAGCAGGCTTAGTTGCCTTGCGTGGTCATAAGGCGGCTGGTGGTATGCGCGCCAGCATTTACAACGCAATGCCAATCGAAGGCGTCAAAGCCTTAGTAGAATTTATGCGTGACTTTGAAAGGCGTGCCCCATGA
- the gyrA gene encoding DNA gyrase subunit A: MEQAAKETLPISLEDEMRRSYLDYAMSVIVGRALPDVRDGLKPVHRRVLFAMYELNNDWNRAYKKSARIVGDVIGKYHPHGDSAVYDTIVRMAQDFSLRYMLVDGQGNFGSVDGDNAAAMRYTEIRLRKIAHELLADLDKETVDFGPNYDGSEKEPLILPAKVPNLLINGSSGIAVGMATNIPPHNLDEVVTACLHVLHNPECTIDELIEIIPAPDFPTAGIIYGVQGVREGYRTGRGRVVMRAKTHFEDLDKGARQAIIVDELPYQVNKKNLLERIAELVNEKKVEGISDLRDESDKSGMRVVIELKRGEVPEVVLNNLYKSTQLQDNFGMNMVALVDNQPRLLNLKQMLEYFLQHRREVVTRRTIFELRKARERGHVLEGLAVALANIDEFIAIIKAAANPVVAKQELMSKAWDSSMVREMLARAETDTPGGRNAYRPEGLLPEYGMQTTGLYRLSDSQAQEILQMRLQRLTGLEQDKIVNEYKDVMAEISDLLDLLAKPERVTQVIESELKEVQAEFGIAGGDSGRRSFIEMNATELFTEDLITPQDMVVTLSNTGYMKSQPLSEYRAQKRGGRGKQAAATKNEDWIETLFVANTHDIILCFSDRGRMYWLKVWEVPQGSRNSRGKPIVNMFPLIEGEKITVILPIKGYQDDHYVFMATSLGTVKKTRLSDFSNPRKAGIIAVDLNENDFLVGAAITDGQHDVMLFSDAGKAVRFDENDVRPMGRTARGVRGMNLGEGHQVIAMLVAPAEAAEGVEATVVDENGLAIPSSVLTATENGFGKRTPIGEYTRHGRGTKGMIAIQTTERNGKVVAAALVSPEDQIMLITTGGILVRTRVSEIREMGRATQGVTLINVDEGTRLSGLQRIAESDSDDENDLDDGEEGEDVAADPAVDSNSDEAGDA, translated from the coding sequence ATGGAACAAGCCGCTAAAGAAACACTACCAATATCCCTCGAAGACGAAATGCGGCGGTCCTATTTGGACTACGCAATGAGCGTCATTGTCGGCAGAGCCCTGCCAGACGTGCGTGACGGTCTCAAACCGGTCCACAGACGTGTTTTATTCGCGATGTATGAATTAAACAACGATTGGAACCGTGCTTACAAAAAATCTGCCCGTATAGTTGGCGATGTGATCGGTAAATACCATCCACATGGCGATTCTGCGGTGTATGACACGATTGTTCGTATGGCTCAGGACTTCTCTCTGCGCTATATGCTGGTTGACGGTCAGGGTAACTTTGGCTCTGTAGACGGTGATAACGCTGCTGCAATGCGGTATACCGAGATCCGCCTTCGTAAGATCGCCCATGAGTTATTGGCTGATTTGGACAAGGAAACCGTGGATTTTGGGCCAAATTACGATGGTAGCGAGAAAGAACCCCTCATTCTTCCTGCAAAAGTGCCTAATTTGCTGATTAACGGTAGTTCAGGTATTGCGGTGGGCATGGCAACCAACATCCCTCCCCATAACCTGGATGAGGTGGTTACAGCTTGTTTGCACGTCTTGCACAATCCAGAATGCACGATTGATGAGTTAATTGAGATCATTCCCGCTCCAGATTTCCCGACCGCCGGCATTATTTATGGTGTTCAGGGGGTTCGAGAAGGCTATCGCACTGGTCGTGGTCGCGTTGTAATGCGCGCTAAAACCCACTTTGAAGACCTCGATAAGGGTGCTCGTCAGGCCATCATCGTTGATGAGTTGCCATACCAAGTGAATAAAAAGAACCTGCTCGAGCGTATTGCCGAGCTGGTGAATGAGAAAAAAGTAGAAGGCATTTCTGATCTACGCGATGAATCTGATAAGTCAGGCATGCGTGTCGTGATTGAACTCAAGCGTGGTGAGGTGCCTGAAGTCGTTCTCAATAATTTATACAAGAGCACTCAGCTGCAAGATAACTTCGGTATGAATATGGTGGCTCTGGTAGATAACCAGCCACGCCTGCTCAACTTAAAGCAAATGCTGGAGTACTTCTTACAACATCGTCGCGAAGTGGTGACACGTCGCACGATTTTCGAATTGCGCAAAGCGCGTGAGCGTGGTCATGTTTTAGAGGGTTTGGCAGTTGCATTGGCAAACATCGATGAATTTATTGCCATCATTAAAGCTGCTGCAAACCCTGTAGTTGCTAAGCAAGAGCTGATGAGCAAGGCATGGGACTCTTCTATGGTGCGCGAGATGTTAGCGCGTGCAGAGACAGATACTCCGGGCGGTCGCAATGCTTACCGGCCCGAAGGTTTATTGCCTGAGTACGGCATGCAAACTACTGGTCTCTATCGCTTGTCCGATAGCCAAGCGCAGGAAATTCTGCAGATGCGTTTGCAACGCTTGACTGGTCTTGAGCAAGACAAGATTGTGAATGAGTACAAAGATGTGATGGCAGAGATTTCTGATTTGCTCGACTTACTTGCTAAGCCAGAGCGTGTTACTCAAGTCATCGAATCTGAATTGAAAGAAGTGCAAGCTGAGTTTGGTATTGCTGGTGGTGATTCTGGTCGTCGTTCATTTATCGAAATGAATGCCACCGAGTTGTTCACAGAAGACTTGATCACTCCGCAAGATATGGTGGTCACGCTTTCGAACACTGGTTATATGAAGAGCCAGCCTCTGAGTGAATACCGTGCGCAAAAACGCGGTGGTCGTGGCAAACAAGCTGCAGCCACTAAGAATGAAGACTGGATTGAAACACTCTTCGTTGCGAATACACATGACATCATTCTGTGCTTCTCTGATCGTGGACGTATGTACTGGCTCAAAGTGTGGGAAGTTCCACAAGGCAGCCGCAACTCACGCGGTAAGCCAATCGTCAATATGTTCCCATTGATTGAAGGCGAAAAGATCACGGTAATTCTCCCAATCAAGGGATACCAAGATGATCATTACGTCTTTATGGCAACAAGCCTGGGTACCGTGAAGAAGACACGTTTGTCTGACTTCTCCAATCCACGTAAGGCTGGAATTATTGCCGTCGATTTAAATGAAAACGATTTCTTAGTTGGTGCAGCTATTACTGACGGTCAGCATGATGTGATGTTGTTCTCTGACGCTGGTAAAGCAGTGCGCTTTGACGAGAATGATGTGCGTCCAATGGGTCGTACAGCGCGCGGCGTACGTGGCATGAACTTGGGTGAAGGTCATCAAGTCATCGCCATGTTAGTTGCTCCGGCTGAAGCTGCCGAAGGTGTTGAGGCTACTGTTGTTGATGAGAATGGTCTCGCTATTCCAAGCAGCGTGCTGACTGCCACTGAGAATGGTTTTGGTAAGCGCACCCCAATTGGTGAATACACTCGTCATGGCCGTGGCACTAAGGGCATGATCGCAATCCAAACAACTGAACGTAACGGTAAAGTAGTTGCTGCTGCTCTGGTTTCTCCTGAAGATCAAATCATGTTGATTACTACTGGCGGCATCTTAGTGCGCACACGTGTTTCAGAGATTCGTGAAATGGGGCGTGCCACACAAGGCGTCACTTTGATCAACGTTGATGAAGGCACTCGTTTGTCTGGCCTGCAGCGTATTGCTGAAAGTGATTCTGATGATGAGAATGACTTGGATGATGGTGAAGAGGGCGAGGATGTAGCCGCTGATCCAGCAGTTGACTCCAATTCTGATGAAGCTGGTGATGCCTAA
- the ompA gene encoding outer membrane protein OmpA — MNKTLKVLLASVVTVSASAAMASDNWENSAGLSWKNGDGTLCWRDSNWTPATAAPGCDGYLTKKAAPKSGVSQSKITLQADTLYDFNKSDLKPEGKATLDKIAKDLSKIKLEVIIAVGNTDSVGTDAYNMALGQRRAQSVKAYLVSKGVDGSRIYTESKGKSNPVASNATAEGRAKNRRTDIEVVGTAKVK; from the coding sequence ATGAACAAAACCCTAAAAGTGTTGTTAGCTTCTGTTGTTACTGTTTCTGCTTCTGCAGCAATGGCTTCTGATAACTGGGAAAACAGCGCTGGTTTGAGCTGGAAAAACGGCGACGGCACACTGTGCTGGCGTGATAGCAACTGGACACCTGCTACTGCAGCTCCTGGTTGCGATGGCTACTTGACAAAGAAAGCTGCTCCTAAGTCAGGCGTTAGCCAAAGCAAAATCACTTTGCAAGCTGACACACTCTATGACTTCAACAAGTCTGACTTGAAGCCAGAAGGTAAAGCAACTTTAGACAAAATCGCTAAAGACTTAAGCAAGATCAAATTAGAAGTAATTATTGCTGTTGGTAACACTGATAGCGTTGGTACTGATGCTTACAACATGGCTCTCGGCCAGCGTCGTGCTCAGTCAGTTAAAGCTTACTTAGTAAGCAAAGGTGTTGACGGTAGCCGTATTTACACAGAATCAAAAGGCAAGAGCAATCCAGTTGCATCAAATGCAACTGCTGAAGGCCGCGCTAAGAACCGCCGTACTGACATCGAAGTTGTTGGTACAGCTAAAGTTAAGTAA
- the ubiG gene encoding bifunctional 2-polyprenyl-6-hydroxyphenol methylase/3-demethylubiquinol 3-O-methyltransferase UbiG → MNVDQSEIAKFSALAHRWWDPESEFKPLHAINPLRLNWIKTFVDLKGKKVLDVGCGGGILAESIAQSGADTCGIDLSEKALKVAELHALEVGATLQYRSISAEALAEEESEQYDVVTCMEMLEHVPDPASVVRACAKLCKPGGTLFFSTLNRSPKSYLFAIIGAEYILRLLPKGTHEYAKFIKPSELVAFTRQAGLEMIGMKGMSYNPLTQVYSLGDDVDVNYMIAVRK, encoded by the coding sequence ATGAACGTCGATCAATCCGAAATTGCTAAATTCAGCGCTCTAGCCCATCGCTGGTGGGACCCTGAAAGTGAATTCAAGCCCCTGCATGCAATTAACCCATTGCGTCTGAACTGGATCAAGACCTTTGTTGACCTTAAGGGCAAGAAGGTGCTGGATGTGGGCTGTGGCGGCGGCATTCTTGCTGAGTCAATTGCACAGTCTGGGGCTGATACTTGCGGGATTGATTTGTCTGAAAAAGCCCTGAAAGTCGCTGAATTGCATGCGCTCGAGGTAGGCGCCACCCTCCAATACCGCTCTATTTCTGCGGAAGCACTAGCTGAAGAAGAGTCAGAGCAATATGACGTTGTGACCTGCATGGAGATGCTAGAGCATGTTCCAGATCCTGCTTCAGTGGTTCGAGCTTGTGCAAAGCTCTGCAAACCGGGCGGCACCCTCTTTTTTAGCACCTTGAATCGCAGCCCTAAGTCCTACTTATTTGCCATTATTGGCGCCGAATACATCCTCCGACTTCTACCAAAGGGTACCCACGAATACGCTAAATTCATCAAGCCTTCTGAATTAGTCGCTTTTACTCGCCAAGCTGGGCTCGAGATGATCGGTATGAAGGGGATGAGCTATAACCCTCTCACTCAGGTCTACAGCCTCGGCGATGACGTTGATGTGAACTACATGATTGCGGTGCGTAAATGA
- a CDS encoding HAD family hydrolase, translating to MSSGLASPYKGVFFDLDGTLADTAPDLVAAANQLLIARNLPPKPYEVLRPCASAGARGLIGGAFGINPEHPDFVPLRDEFFSNYEKALLVNSVIFDGVDHLLNQLDEAKLPWGIVTNKSERFTHPLTDLMGLRQRAVSTVCGDTTPHSKPHPEPILHAARIANIDPSKSVYVGDDIRDIIAGKAAGMMTIAAAYGYCGCEEPPEAWGADYLVRHPKELLQIIFPQ from the coding sequence ATGAGTAGCGGGTTAGCAAGTCCTTACAAAGGTGTCTTTTTTGATCTGGATGGCACCCTTGCGGATACAGCACCAGACCTCGTTGCGGCAGCCAACCAGCTTCTCATCGCCCGAAACCTTCCACCTAAGCCATACGAGGTTTTACGCCCCTGCGCCTCTGCTGGAGCCCGCGGCTTAATTGGGGGCGCATTTGGAATTAACCCTGAGCATCCAGACTTTGTTCCACTACGAGATGAATTTTTCAGCAATTATGAAAAGGCGCTCTTGGTCAACAGCGTCATTTTTGACGGTGTTGACCACCTCTTAAATCAATTAGATGAAGCAAAGCTCCCTTGGGGCATTGTGACCAACAAAAGTGAACGCTTTACTCACCCCCTGACAGACCTCATGGGGCTTCGTCAACGAGCAGTCTCTACGGTTTGTGGTGATACTACCCCACACTCAAAACCCCACCCAGAACCCATTCTTCATGCGGCCAGAATCGCCAATATCGACCCCAGCAAGTCAGTCTATGTTGGCGATGACATCCGGGACATCATTGCGGGTAAAGCTGCAGGCATGATGACCATCGCAGCAGCCTACGGCTACTGCGGCTGTGAAGAACCTCCAGAAGCTTGGGGCGCAGATTATCTTGTTCGCCACCCAAAAGAATTACTCCAAATCATCTTCCCGCAGTAG
- a CDS encoding IlvD/Edd family dehydratase: MTNNNNKDKNQAPESGLRKGLTSYGDKGFSLFLRKAFIKGAGYTNSALDRPVIGIINTGSAYNPCHGNMPQLIEAVKRGVMLAGGLPMDFPTISIHESFAAPTSMYLRNLMSMDTEEMLRAQPMDAVVMIGGCDKTVPAQMMGAASAGLPAIQLITGSMLTGSHRSERVGACTDCRRYWGKFRAGEIDEVEKDEVNDQLVASVGTCSVMGTASTMACISEALGMTVPGGASPPAVTADRIRIAEETGTRAVQMAKDGLTIDKVLTADAFENAMRVLLAIGGSTNGIVHLAAIAGRMGLEIDLDALDKMGDETPVLVDLKPSGDHYMENFHDAGGMATLLRELKPLLKLNAMTVTGRTLGEEIDAAPPSFKQDVVRPFSNPIYPRGSIAVLHGNLAPGGAIIKQSAAHEKLMEHEGRAVVFENSEDLANRIDSPDLDVTADDILVLKNIGPKGAPGMPEAGYIPIPMKLARAGVKDIVRISDGRMSGTAFGTIVLHVTPEAAVGGPLAYVKNGDRIRLSVKNREISLLVSEEELAQRAKDNPVVEPTAERGYLKLFLDTVTQADKGVDFDFLRAAKMVGKTPKL, translated from the coding sequence ATGACAAACAATAACAATAAAGATAAAAATCAAGCTCCCGAAAGTGGCTTGCGTAAGGGTTTAACAAGTTATGGTGATAAAGGCTTCTCTTTATTCCTGCGTAAGGCATTTATTAAAGGTGCAGGGTATACCAATAGCGCTTTAGATCGGCCCGTCATCGGCATTATCAATACTGGAAGTGCATACAACCCTTGTCATGGAAACATGCCGCAATTGATTGAGGCTGTGAAGCGGGGCGTTATGCTCGCTGGTGGATTGCCAATGGATTTCCCAACCATCTCCATTCATGAAAGTTTTGCCGCGCCAACCAGTATGTATTTGCGCAATCTCATGTCGATGGATACGGAAGAGATGCTCCGGGCTCAACCGATGGATGCCGTGGTCATGATTGGTGGTTGCGATAAGACTGTGCCCGCTCAAATGATGGGTGCAGCCTCTGCAGGCTTGCCAGCAATTCAGTTAATCACCGGTTCAATGTTAACGGGTTCTCATCGTAGTGAGCGTGTGGGTGCCTGTACAGACTGCCGCCGCTATTGGGGAAAATTCCGTGCCGGTGAAATTGATGAAGTTGAAAAAGATGAGGTGAATGATCAATTGGTGGCAAGTGTGGGGACTTGCTCTGTAATGGGTACCGCTAGCACCATGGCATGTATATCCGAGGCTTTGGGGATGACTGTGCCAGGTGGTGCTTCACCCCCAGCCGTCACCGCTGATCGTATTCGGATTGCAGAAGAGACCGGTACACGTGCTGTTCAGATGGCGAAAGATGGCTTAACGATTGACAAGGTATTAACCGCCGATGCATTTGAAAACGCGATGCGTGTGTTGTTAGCAATTGGTGGATCAACAAACGGCATCGTTCACTTAGCAGCTATCGCTGGCCGTATGGGACTAGAGATTGATCTAGATGCGCTCGATAAGATGGGTGATGAGACGCCAGTGCTGGTAGATCTAAAACCATCAGGTGATCACTACATGGAAAACTTCCATGATGCTGGTGGTATGGCTACTTTGCTGCGCGAGCTAAAGCCTTTACTGAAGCTGAATGCTATGACGGTAACGGGTCGAACATTGGGCGAAGAAATTGATGCCGCCCCACCGAGTTTTAAGCAAGATGTAGTGCGCCCTTTTAGTAATCCAATTTATCCACGCGGCAGTATTGCTGTATTACACGGCAATTTAGCGCCTGGTGGCGCCATCATCAAACAGTCAGCTGCTCACGAAAAATTGATGGAGCATGAAGGTAGAGCAGTTGTATTTGAGAATTCCGAGGATCTTGCCAACCGAATTGATAGCCCTGATTTAGATGTCACTGCAGATGATATTTTGGTGCTCAAGAATATTGGCCCTAAAGGTGCACCAGGTATGCCTGAAGCGGGATACATCCCGATTCCGATGAAGCTTGCGCGTGCTGGTGTAAAAGACATTGTGCGTATTTCTGATGGCCGCATGAGTGGTACAGCATTTGGAACGATCGTCTTGCATGTGACTCCAGAAGCCGCAGTTGGTGGGCCACTTGCATATGTAAAAAATGGTGATCGCATTCGTTTGAGTGTGAAAAATCGTGAGATTAGTTTGTTAGTCTCAGAAGAGGAATTAGCTCAGCGCGCAAAAGACAATCCAGTAGTCGAGCCCACTGCAGAGCGTGGCTATCTAAAACTATTCTTAGATACAGTCACACAAGCAGACAAAGGTGTGGACTTTGATTTCTTGAGAGCCGCAAAGATGGTGGGTAAAACACCAAAGCTTTAA
- a CDS encoding VOC family protein yields the protein MSTIQPFHLAFPVNDLAAARSFYGNTLGCSEGRSSDEWIDFDFFGHQLVAHLAPEECGHASSNEVDGHQVPVKHFGVVLTMPDWHALAEKLTHNGIKFIIEPQIRFKGMVGEQATMFFLDPAGNALEFKAFEDPSQLFAK from the coding sequence ATGTCAACCATCCAGCCATTCCATCTTGCCTTTCCAGTTAATGACTTAGCGGCAGCTCGCAGTTTTTACGGCAATACCTTAGGCTGTTCAGAAGGGCGCAGTTCAGACGAATGGATTGATTTTGATTTCTTTGGACATCAACTCGTTGCTCATCTTGCCCCTGAAGAATGCGGTCATGCAAGCTCAAATGAGGTTGACGGACATCAAGTTCCAGTAAAACATTTTGGGGTTGTTCTCACGATGCCGGATTGGCATGCATTAGCTGAAAAATTAACGCATAACGGCATCAAGTTCATCATTGAACCGCAGATTCGCTTTAAGGGAATGGTGGGCGAACAGGCCACCATGTTCTTTTTAGATCCTGCTGGCAATGCTCTTGAATTCAAAGCATTTGAAGATCCTAGTCAGCTCTTTGCAAAATAA